Proteins encoded together in one Hymenobacter monticola window:
- a CDS encoding DUF952 domain-containing protein yields MLYRLAEPADWQHAQQTGFFASADLAAEGFIHSSEQHQILETARRYYAGRADLVLLEWDEDALAAAGVRVAREWVPGRGQHFAHVFGPVPLAAVRRTWPLGVDEKGDFQLPIGL; encoded by the coding sequence ATGCTCTACCGCCTCGCCGAGCCTGCCGACTGGCAGCACGCCCAGCAAACCGGCTTTTTTGCCAGCGCCGACTTGGCGGCCGAGGGCTTCATTCACTCCTCGGAGCAGCACCAGATTCTGGAAACGGCCCGCCGGTACTATGCCGGGCGGGCCGATTTGGTTTTGCTGGAATGGGACGAGGACGCGCTGGCGGCCGCTGGGGTGCGCGTGGCGCGGGAGTGGGTGCCCGGCCGCGGGCAACATTTCGCCCACGTGTTTGGGCCGGTGCCGCTGGCGGCGGTGCGGCGCACGTGGCCGTTGGGCGTTGATGAAAAGGGAGATTTTCAATTGCCGATAGGATTGTAA
- a CDS encoding carboxypeptidase-like regulatory domain-containing protein, producing MRLLLFAFLLLGRSLGAGSATGQALAPLVLTGAVRDGQTQRPVPYASVSLLHTTVGTVSNGEGAFRLQVAGHAADTVLVQALGYAAQKQALSATLLANPPVFSLQPQAMELAPVRVTGPSPTALLNQAVRQTRADMASPLLLKTYYREFVTRDGVYTKFADALIDYYLEANPRQPEHPTVQAQVLQSRVGESPAHGGGLLTALLPKPLDVTMAGDYYNILQSSPFLDSTAFYFYTYRLQVLVADAETNEATGYVITCTPRTRAERHLRQATVYIDPTTLHIRRIESEVPVALQPYNYSVRAGVVSANVTTFYKRLEYREVHGRVYPAFVRMERGWQVVALAKAPTQYNFSSELVVTDLGANPAPIPHAQRYAGPLFRRGTRYEYPYWLESNAVAATKAEERAIQELSK from the coding sequence ATGCGTTTGTTATTGTTCGCTTTTCTGCTGCTGGGGCGAAGTTTGGGCGCCGGCTCCGCGACGGGGCAAGCGTTGGCACCGCTGGTGCTAACGGGTGCCGTTCGGGACGGCCAAACACAGCGTCCCGTGCCGTACGCTTCGGTCAGCCTTTTGCACACAACGGTGGGCACCGTCAGCAACGGCGAGGGGGCCTTTCGCTTGCAGGTGGCCGGCCACGCCGCAGATACCGTGCTCGTGCAGGCCTTGGGCTACGCGGCACAGAAACAGGCGCTTTCGGCCACCCTGCTGGCAAACCCGCCGGTTTTTTCCTTGCAGCCCCAAGCGATGGAATTGGCCCCCGTGCGCGTCACGGGGCCCTCGCCGACCGCGTTGCTCAACCAAGCGGTGCGCCAGACGCGCGCCGACATGGCCAGCCCGTTATTGCTCAAAACCTACTACCGGGAGTTTGTGACCCGCGACGGCGTGTACACCAAATTTGCCGACGCGCTGATTGATTATTATTTGGAAGCCAATCCCCGGCAACCCGAACACCCGACCGTCCAAGCCCAGGTGTTGCAGTCGCGGGTCGGGGAATCCCCCGCCCACGGCGGGGGGCTGTTGACCGCGTTGCTCCCCAAACCCCTGGATGTGACAATGGCCGGCGATTACTATAACATCTTGCAAAGCAGTCCTTTTCTGGACAGCACGGCGTTCTATTTTTATACGTATCGTCTCCAGGTGCTGGTCGCCGATGCGGAGACGAACGAGGCGACGGGTTACGTCATCACCTGCACGCCCCGCACCCGCGCCGAACGCCACCTGCGGCAGGCGACGGTGTACATTGACCCCACCACGCTGCACATTCGGCGCATTGAGTCCGAAGTACCCGTGGCCTTGCAACCGTACAATTACAGCGTGCGCGCGGGTGTCGTGTCCGCCAACGTGACCACGTTCTACAAGCGGTTGGAATACCGGGAGGTGCACGGCCGGGTGTATCCCGCGTTTGTTCGCATGGAGCGGGGGTGGCAAGTGGTGGCGTTGGCGAAAGCCCCAACCCAGTATAATTTCTCCAGCGAATTGGTGGTGACGGATTTGGGCGCGAACCCCGCTCCAATCCCCCACGCGCAGCGCTACGCGGGCCCGTTATTCCGCCGGGGGACCCGGTACGAATACCCTTATTGGCTGGAAAGCAACGCGGTAGCGGCCACGAAAGCAGAGGAACGAGCCATTCAGGAGCTAAGCAAATAG